The following coding sequences lie in one Eschrichtius robustus isolate mEscRob2 chromosome 10, mEscRob2.pri, whole genome shotgun sequence genomic window:
- the QNG1 gene encoding queuosine 5'-phosphate N-glycosylase/hydrolase isoform X1, translating to MDGLLTPRESAKFIAENSRDVFIDGGGVRRVAELLLAKAAGPELRVGAWKAFHELNPKAADEAAVNWVFVTDTLNFSFWSESDEHKCLVGYGGKTYSGYWSLCAAVNRALDEGIPMTSASYYATVTLDEVRHILRSDTDVPMPLIEERHRILNETGKILLEKFEGSFLNCVRKSDKSAQKLLHLVVESFPSYRDVTQFEGKRISFYKRAQILVADTWSVLEGKGDGCFKDISRITMFADYRLPQVLVYLGALKYSDELLEKLLKGEMLSYGNRQEVEIRGCSLWCVELIRDCLLELTEKKGEKTSGEINSILLDYFLWDYARDHREDMKGIPFHRTRCIYY from the exons ATGGATGGGCTTCTGACTCCCAGGGAGTCCGCAAAATTCATTGCCGAGAACAGTCGAGATGTGTTCATTGACGGCGGAGGCGTGCGGAGGGTGGCCGAGCTTCTGCTGGCCAAGGCCGCGGGGCCGGAGCTGCGCGTGGGGGCCTGGAAGGCCTTTCACGAGCTGAACCCCAAGGCGGCCGACGAGGCCGCCGTTAACTGGGTGTTCGTGACAGACACGCTCAACTTCTCCTTTTGGTCGGAGAGTGACGAGCACAAATGTCTGGTCGGGTACGGGGGGAAGACGTACAGTGGATACTGGTCCCTGTGCGCCGCGGTCAACAGAGCCTTGGATGAAG GGATACCAATGACTAGTGCTTCGTACTATGCCACAGTGACCCTGGATGAGGTTCGGCATATACTCCGTTCTGACACAGACGTCCCCATGCCTTTGATAGAAGAGAGGCATCGGATTCTCAATGAAACCGGGAAAATTCTGCTTGAGAAATTTGAAGGCTCTTTTCTTAATTGTGTCCGAAAAAGTGATAAAAGTGCTCAGAAGTTATTGCACCTAGTAGTTGAAAGCTTTCCTTCTTATAGAGATGTGACTCAGTTTGAG GggaaaagaatttctttttacAAACGGGCCCAAATCCTTGTGGCAGATACGTGGAGTGTATTAGAGGGAAAAGGAGACGGCTGCTTTAAGGACATCTCCAGAATCACCATGTTTGCTGACTATAGATTACCTCAGGTTCTTGTTTACCTGGGAGCCCTGAAATACTCTGACGAACTACTGGAGAAGCTTCTCAAAG GAGAAATGCTTTCGTATGGGAATAGGCAAGAGGTGGAAATCAGAGGGTGTTCACTTTGGTGTGTTGAGCTGATCCGGGATTGTCTTCTGGAGCTTACTGAAAAAAAGGGTGAAAAAACTAGTGGAGAGATCAATTCCATTCTTCTGGATTATTTCTTATGGGACTATGCCCGTGATCACAGGGAAGATATGAAAGGAATTCCATTTCATCGCACACGTTGCATATATTATTGA
- the QNG1 gene encoding queuosine 5'-phosphate N-glycosylase/hydrolase isoform X2 codes for MTSASYYATVTLDEVRHILRSDTDVPMPLIEERHRILNETGKILLEKFEGSFLNCVRKSDKSAQKLLHLVVESFPSYRDVTQFEGKRISFYKRAQILVADTWSVLEGKGDGCFKDISRITMFADYRLPQVLVYLGALKYSDELLEKLLKGEMLSYGNRQEVEIRGCSLWCVELIRDCLLELTEKKGEKTSGEINSILLDYFLWDYARDHREDMKGIPFHRTRCIYY; via the exons ATGACTAGTGCTTCGTACTATGCCACAGTGACCCTGGATGAGGTTCGGCATATACTCCGTTCTGACACAGACGTCCCCATGCCTTTGATAGAAGAGAGGCATCGGATTCTCAATGAAACCGGGAAAATTCTGCTTGAGAAATTTGAAGGCTCTTTTCTTAATTGTGTCCGAAAAAGTGATAAAAGTGCTCAGAAGTTATTGCACCTAGTAGTTGAAAGCTTTCCTTCTTATAGAGATGTGACTCAGTTTGAG GggaaaagaatttctttttacAAACGGGCCCAAATCCTTGTGGCAGATACGTGGAGTGTATTAGAGGGAAAAGGAGACGGCTGCTTTAAGGACATCTCCAGAATCACCATGTTTGCTGACTATAGATTACCTCAGGTTCTTGTTTACCTGGGAGCCCTGAAATACTCTGACGAACTACTGGAGAAGCTTCTCAAAG GAGAAATGCTTTCGTATGGGAATAGGCAAGAGGTGGAAATCAGAGGGTGTTCACTTTGGTGTGTTGAGCTGATCCGGGATTGTCTTCTGGAGCTTACTGAAAAAAAGGGTGAAAAAACTAGTGGAGAGATCAATTCCATTCTTCTGGATTATTTCTTATGGGACTATGCCCGTGATCACAGGGAAGATATGAAAGGAATTCCATTTCATCGCACACGTTGCATATATTATTGA